In a genomic window of Littorina saxatilis isolate snail1 linkage group LG6, US_GU_Lsax_2.0, whole genome shotgun sequence:
- the LOC138968431 gene encoding serine-rich adhesin for platelets-like, with translation MATKGRLNLGFNSGTYDSSEGKNLPPQPPLSMSLNGITRHLVVANESTGSHPQEDVTSRVLVENKSTGSHSSTGTSAAFDVANGSTGSHSKTGASAALAVANGSTGYHSNTGASAALDVANVSTRSDSKSVVLSEADTEIASVENWSATCSSLGDSSKEGSDHTDSPNQNHVPKYGRHFDTTDVQHYTSVRAGNGVDELRIGLPVNSSEGPLEPSSPLTGHKPFSKDIYLPDHNQLLRLSPTIVQRNTHRQTSSDAFKNEPCDDEFSPTFVQRNTHRQTSSDAFKNEPCDDEFSPTFVQRNTHRQTSSDAFKNEPCDDEFSPTGARGCISDDIEHVNFMNVDNCGPVRHSVRRAATEHHARREPSSASPAQYWHSGTDPNWSMGNGHSGHVNDARREPSSASPAQYWHSGTDPNWSMGNGHSGHVNDARREPISASPAQYWHSGTDPNWSMGNGHSGHVNDARREPISASSAQYWHSGTDPNWSMGNGHYGHVNDARGDPISETPAQDRHSETDPNWSIGDGGNSHVNAARRDPISATPSQYRLSGTDPNWSIGNGHNGQVNSAFDETSITSWEQHVPGNQAHGLDEDQSFNREESTLKTKGLKVCLPIAAMIVGLGLLALIVTLSITPDKLFATKASVEMRVDDTFEEQMANTSSESSLYYGEKFCHNVKDAVKQDMTMQSCRVTGLRKGSIIVEFEASLLTTQSYTAQELEDLFRRSGTGNSQLTSFGLVQAFTNSITVLSLETREIPSEDSGNVTTPGEFSCSEKGEYYLPLPYTFPLYCGEYQLCTEGKSTASACEVGLEYGDNEGNIGSPCHQPSNFTYCGEKSLPENAGTTSTTSLTTSMEATTATTSVQSTSGLVTVGTSSPAMLCSNVDPRIMSNASSMYECPETGAVFVPRGDTYPNNCATYNWCLDGTVISVGDFHCAEGSSFILRERPCETDGDEDNFCEQMQRAEWCRKIGWTEADTSTASVPVAQIPTTCTGFTNDFIPVNDTYPDHCAKYQQCVHGKAFQKSCPHGLHFSHIGQPCVKSDDSENYCNKRKQS, from the exons ATGGCTACAAAGGGACGTCTGAACCTTGGCTTTAACAGCGGCACTTATGACAGCAGTGAAGGTAAAAACCTCCCGCCACAACCACCTTTATCGATGTCCTTGAATGGAATAACTCGTCATTTAGTCGTGGCGAATGAATCTACTGGATCACATCCACAAGAAGATGTCACTTCTCGGGTACTTGTGGAAAACAAATCTACAGGATCCCATTCAAGTACAGGAACAAGTGCCGCGTTTGATGTTGCCAATGGATCTACAGGATCCCATTCAAAAACAGGAGCAAGTGCCGCGTTAGCTGTTGCTAATGGATCGACAGGATACCACTCAAACACAGGAGCAAGTGCCGCGTTAGATGTTGCCAATGTATCGACAAGATCAGATTCGAAGTCAGTAGTGCTTTCAGAGGCTGACACTGAAATCGCCTCAGTTGAAAACTGGTCCGCGACGTGTTCGTCTCTTGGTGATTCCTCGAAAGAGGGAAGCGACCACACGGATTCACCAAACCAAAACCACGTTCCGAAATATGGACGACACTTCGACACCACAG ATGTGCAACATTACACCTCGGTCCGTGCGGGAAATGGTGTTGATGAGCTTCGTATTGGACTGCCTGTCAACTCTTCGGAGGGACCTCTTGAACCCTCATCTCCCCTCACGGGACATAAACCGTTTTCCAAAGACATTTATTTACCAGACCACAACCAACTGTTGCGACTGAGTCCAACCATCGTGCAACGAaatacacacaggcagacatcGAGCGATGCCTTCAAAAATGAGCCATGCGATGACGAGTTCAGTCCAACCTTCGTGCAACGAaatacacacaggcagacatcGAGCGATGCCTTCAAAAATGAGCCATGCGATGACGAGTTCAGTCCAACCTTCGTGCAACGAaatacacacaggcagacatcGAGCGATGCCTTCAAAAATGAGCCATGCGATGACGAGTTCAGTCCAACCGGCGCTCGTGGGTGTATTTCCGATGACATTGAACACGTAAACTTTATGAACGTTGACAACTGTGGACCGGTTCGGCATAGCGTGAGAAGAGCGGCAACAGAACACCATGCAAGAAGAGAACCAAGTTCGGCGTCTCCTGCTCAATACTGGCACAGTGGTACTGACCCCAACTGGAGTATGGGCAACGGGCACAGCGGGCACGTGAACGATGCAAGAAGAGAACCAAGTTCGGCGTCTCCTGCTCAATACTGGCACAGTGGTACTGACCCCAACTGGAGTATGGGCAACGGGCACAGCGGGCACGTGAACGATGCAAGAAGAGAACCAATTTCGGCGTCTCCTGCTCAATACTGGCACAGTGGTACTGACCCCAACTGGAGTATGGGCAACGGGCACAGCGGGCACGTGAACGATGCAAGAAGAGAACCAATTTCGGCGTCTTCTGCTCAATACTGGCACAGTGGAACTGACCCCAACTGGAGTATGGGCAACGGGCACTACGGGCACGTGAACGATGCAAGAGGAGATCCAATTTCGGAGACTCCTGCCCAAGACAGGCACAGTGAAACTGACCCCAACTGGAGTATTGGTGACGGGGGCAACTCGCACGTGAATGCTGCAAGAAGAGATCCAATTTCGGCGACTCCTTCTCAATACAGGCTCAGTGGAACTGACCCCAACTGGAGTATTGGCAACGGGCACAACGGGCAGGTGAACAGTGCATTCGATGAAACCTCAATAACCAGCTGGGAACAACATGTGCCCGGGAATCAGGCACACGGATTGGATGAAGATCAATCGTTCAACCGAGAAGAGTCAACCCTAAAGACCAAAGGCCTCAAGGTGTGCCTGCCAATTGCTGCAATGATTGTCGGCTTAGGACTGCTGGCTCTCATTGTGACTCTTTCGATAACACCTGATAAGCTTTTCGCCACAAAAG CAAGTGTCGAAATGAGGGTGGATGATACGTTCGAAGAACAAATGGCCAACACATCATCAGAGTCATCGTTATACTATGGAGAAAAGTTCTGCCACAAC GTCAAAGACGCCGTGAAGCAAGACATGACCATGCAAAGCTGTAGGGTTACAGGGTTACG GAAAGGATCCATCATCGTTGAGTTTGAGGCAAGTCTTCTGACGACACAAAGCTACACAGCACAAGAACTCGAAGACCTCTTCAGAAGAAGTGGCACTGGAAACAGTCAACTCACATCTTTCGGCTTAGTACAAGCCTTCACCAACAGCATTACAGTCCTCAGTCTTGAAACCCGTGAGATTCCATCTGaag ACTCAGGAAACGTGACAACACCAGGAGAATTTAGCTGTTCAGAAAAGGGTGAATATTACCTCCCCCTTCCCTACACATTTCCACTCTATTGTGGAGAGTACCAATTATGCACGGAGGGCAAAAGTACTGCAAGTGCATGTGAAGTAGGACTGGAGTATGGTGACAACGAAGGGAATATTGGATCTCCTTGCCACCAGCCGTCTAACTTCACTTACTGTGGGGAGAAAAGTCTCCCAGAAAACGCTGGGACGACATCCACAACCTCCTTAACCACATCAATGGAAGCGACGACAGCAACCACGTCAGTACAAAGTACTTCGGGACTAGTGACTGTTGGTACCTCTTCGCCTGCGATGCTCTGTTCCAACGTTGACCCAAGaatca TGTCAAATGCCTCCTCGATGTATGAGTGTCCCGAAACTGGTGCAGTCTTTGTTCCTCGCGGCGACACCTACCCAAACAATTGCGCCACCTACAATTGGTGTCTCGACGGAACAGTTATCTCCGTTGGCGACTTCCACTGTGCCGAGGGAAGTTCCTTCATTCTCCGAGAACGGCCTTGTGAAACAGACGGGGATGAAGACAATTTCTGTGAACAAATGCAACGTGCTGAATGGTGCAGAAAAATTGGCTGGACGGAAGCAG